One window of Rasiella rasia genomic DNA carries:
- a CDS encoding dihydrolipoamide acetyltransferase family protein — MATFELKLPKMGESVAEATLTNWLKEVGDTIEADEAVLEIATDKVDSEVPSEVDGILVEKLFEVDDVIQVGQTIAIIEIEGEGTSTEAAPASTATPAEAPKTAAAVEDTITAAKASTSSVIESSEDRFYSPLVKNIAKEEGISQAELDSITGSGKDARVTKNDILQYVENRSSKQAVTSNAVDSSQPKAAVETKKPAAKTAAPVSVNGGDEIIEMTRMGKLIAHHMVDSVQTSAHVQSFIEADVTKIWNWRKKVKNDFAQREGENLTFTPIFMEAVAKALKDFPMMNIAVDGDTIIKRKNINLGMAAALPDGNLIVPVIKNADQLNLVGMSKAVNDLAGRAREGQLKPDEIQGGTYTVTNVGTFGSIMGTPIINQPQVGILALGAIRKVPAVIETPDGDFIGIRYKMFLSHSYDHRVVNGALGGQFVKAVADYLEAWDVNREI, encoded by the coding sequence ATGGCAACATTTGAATTGAAACTACCTAAAATGGGTGAGAGTGTGGCAGAAGCTACATTAACCAACTGGCTGAAAGAAGTGGGTGATACCATTGAAGCAGACGAAGCGGTGCTAGAAATTGCTACAGACAAAGTAGACAGTGAAGTTCCTAGTGAGGTGGATGGTATATTGGTAGAAAAACTTTTTGAAGTAGATGATGTCATTCAGGTAGGACAAACTATTGCTATTATCGAGATAGAAGGTGAGGGAACTTCAACTGAAGCTGCACCTGCTAGTACAGCAACACCTGCTGAAGCACCCAAAACAGCAGCAGCTGTTGAAGACACGATAACTGCAGCCAAGGCTTCTACAAGTTCTGTAATTGAGAGTTCTGAAGATCGTTTTTACTCTCCTTTGGTGAAAAATATTGCAAAAGAAGAAGGAATTTCACAGGCAGAATTAGATAGCATTACCGGATCAGGGAAAGATGCCCGCGTGACCAAAAATGATATTTTGCAATATGTTGAGAATCGTAGTTCGAAGCAAGCTGTTACATCGAACGCAGTAGATAGTTCTCAACCTAAGGCCGCTGTAGAAACTAAAAAACCAGCTGCTAAGACCGCAGCTCCAGTTTCTGTAAATGGTGGTGACGAAATTATAGAAATGACACGCATGGGGAAACTCATAGCGCATCACATGGTTGATAGCGTGCAAACCAGTGCACATGTACAATCATTTATTGAAGCCGATGTTACAAAAATTTGGAACTGGCGTAAAAAAGTAAAAAATGATTTCGCACAACGTGAAGGGGAGAACCTAACCTTTACGCCTATCTTTATGGAAGCTGTTGCGAAAGCCTTGAAGGACTTCCCAATGATGAATATTGCTGTAGATGGCGATACTATTATTAAACGAAAAAATATAAACTTAGGAATGGCAGCCGCGCTGCCAGATGGTAATCTTATTGTGCCTGTTATTAAAAATGCCGATCAATTAAACTTGGTGGGTATGAGTAAAGCCGTGAATGATTTGGCGGGACGTGCAAGAGAAGGTCAATTAAAACCTGATGAAATACAAGGTGGAACCTACACAGTAACCAATGTGGGTACTTTTGGAAGTATTATGGGAACACCTATTATAAATCAACCACAAGTAGGTATTCTAGCCTTAGGAGCCATTAGAAAAGTACCAGCTGTAATCGAAACTCCAGATGGTGACTTTATTGGTATTCGTTACAAAATGTTCTTGAGCCATAGTTATGATCATAGAGTTGTAAACGGGGCACTAGGAGGACAGTTTGTAAAAGCAGTTGCCGATTACTTAGAGGCTTGGGACGTTAATAGAGAGATTTAA
- a CDS encoding sodium:solute symporter yields MQPLHILLLIGGYFGMLLLISYLTNRGGSNDDFFKAGKQSPWYLVAFGMIGASLSGVTFISVPGAVAATSFSYFQVVLGYTVGYAVIGLVLLPLYYRLNLTSIYTYLDQRFVNASYKTGASFFLLSRVVGASFRLYLVAIVLQDLVFDKMPFFGQQGVPFWVTVTITILLIWLYTFKSGIKTIVWTDTLQTLFMLLALGVGIYYVSEGLGIGGSNLITTISESDLSQIFFFDDYKSGQYFIKQFISGAFIAIVMTGLDQDMMQKNLTCRNLKDAQKNMFWFTLVLTIVNLVFLGLGLLLTLYAQQNGIDAAKDKLFSTIAVDSGLGIGLAVFFLLGLIAAAYSSADSALTSLTTSFSIDILDIEKKRSKADQIKIRKRVHIGMSLLLILVIIFFNYAIGDTSVIVKLFTFAGYTYGPLLGLYAFGLFSKWKVKDKWVPLVAILTPFIGYAISYFSEAWFRFEFGFFILILNGALTYLGLILVRAQKN; encoded by the coding sequence ATGCAACCCTTACATATTTTATTGTTAATTGGCGGTTATTTTGGAATGCTACTCCTTATTTCATACTTAACCAATCGCGGGGGAAGCAATGACGACTTTTTTAAAGCTGGTAAACAATCGCCTTGGTACCTAGTAGCGTTTGGTATGATTGGAGCATCTCTTAGTGGGGTGACATTTATATCTGTGCCTGGCGCTGTTGCTGCAACAAGCTTTAGTTACTTTCAAGTTGTTCTGGGCTATACAGTGGGCTATGCAGTAATTGGTCTTGTGCTCTTACCCTTGTACTATAGACTTAACTTAACATCTATTTATACCTATTTAGATCAGCGCTTCGTAAATGCATCATACAAAACAGGGGCGTCTTTCTTTTTACTCTCAAGAGTCGTTGGGGCAAGTTTCAGACTGTACTTAGTTGCCATTGTATTACAAGATTTGGTATTCGATAAAATGCCATTTTTTGGGCAACAAGGAGTTCCGTTTTGGGTAACAGTTACCATTACAATCTTATTAATCTGGCTGTACACGTTTAAAAGCGGTATTAAAACCATAGTTTGGACAGACACGCTTCAAACCCTTTTTATGCTTTTAGCGCTAGGGGTAGGAATTTACTACGTATCTGAAGGATTAGGAATAGGCGGAAGCAATCTTATCACTACAATATCGGAAAGCGATTTATCGCAAATTTTCTTCTTCGACGACTACAAAAGCGGACAATACTTCATTAAACAATTTATTAGCGGTGCTTTTATTGCTATTGTAATGACGGGCTTAGATCAGGATATGATGCAAAAAAACCTAACCTGTAGAAATTTAAAAGATGCCCAAAAGAACATGTTTTGGTTTACCCTAGTACTAACCATTGTAAACTTAGTATTCTTAGGTCTAGGGCTGTTACTAACGCTCTACGCGCAACAAAATGGTATTGATGCTGCCAAAGACAAGCTATTTTCTACCATTGCCGTAGATTCGGGCTTAGGAATTGGTTTGGCCGTATTTTTCCTTCTCGGACTTATTGCGGCAGCCTACAGTAGTGCCGATAGCGCACTTACATCGTTAACTACATCGTTTAGTATCGATATTTTAGATATTGAAAAGAAGCGCTCAAAGGCAGATCAAATAAAGATTAGAAAGCGCGTACACATTGGTATGTCGCTCTTACTCATTTTAGTAATTATCTTTTTTAACTATGCCATCGGCGACACGTCGGTTATCGTGAAGCTTTTCACATTTGCTGGCTATACGTATGGGCCATTATTAGGCTTGTATGCTTTTGGATTGTTTAGCAAGTGGAAAGTAAAAGATAAGTGGGTTCCGTTGGTGGCGATTCTTACCCCTTTTATTGGGTATGCCATTAGCTATTTTAGTGAAGCTTGGTTTCGTTTTGAATTTGGCTTTTTTATCCTAATTCTTAATGGCGCCCTTACCTACTTAGGTTTAATATTGGTTCGTGCCCAAAAGAACTAA
- a CDS encoding thioredoxin domain-containing protein produces the protein MLKKLLFITVLLASFGSYAQGLKVLITEKKKGKRIVLVAENKTTDTLNVFLMVNAQGYRKSASKPVIKNIPPKAKVPMITLIELSGEESTYTYDLIVNEEELDINISHDNQVKDIERTIDGRLVLFSADGCEKCTVLSDSLTKRRIDHRVFNINENPVVYRQFMAFIERKLTSETKIRFPVIWNKDEAVFGYDDLEKTISELAKQ, from the coding sequence ATGTTGAAAAAACTACTTTTTATTACCGTATTATTGGCATCCTTTGGAAGCTATGCTCAAGGCCTTAAAGTTCTTATTACTGAAAAGAAAAAAGGGAAGCGTATTGTGCTTGTTGCTGAAAATAAAACCACAGATACGCTCAATGTATTCTTGATGGTAAATGCGCAAGGCTACCGAAAGAGCGCTAGCAAGCCAGTAATTAAAAACATTCCCCCAAAAGCCAAGGTACCCATGATAACGCTTATTGAATTATCTGGGGAAGAATCTACTTATACTTACGACTTAATCGTTAACGAAGAAGAACTTGACATAAATATTAGTCACGACAATCAGGTAAAAGATATTGAACGAACCATTGACGGACGCCTGGTACTTTTTTCTGCAGATGGTTGTGAAAAATGCACAGTGTTATCAGACTCATTAACAAAACGACGTATAGACCATCGGGTATTCAACATTAATGAAAATCCTGTAGTATACCGACAGTTTATGGCATTTATTGAACGTAAACTTACAAGTGAAACCAAGATTAGATTTCCGGTTATTTGGAATAAAGACGAAGCTGTTTTTGGGTATGATGATTTGGAAAAAACAATTTCTGAATTAGCAAAACAGTAA
- a CDS encoding CoA-binding protein — MKKTLVLGASLKPERYSNMAIQRLVMYNHPVKAIGLREGEVAGVEISTEKEEYEEIDTVTLYLNPSRQEAYYNYIISLHPKRVIFNPGTENPKFYKLLRENNIKVEEACTLVLLGTNQY; from the coding sequence ATGAAAAAGACACTCGTACTTGGAGCAAGCTTGAAGCCGGAGCGCTATTCTAATATGGCAATTCAACGGCTAGTAATGTATAATCACCCCGTTAAAGCTATTGGTTTACGGGAAGGAGAAGTTGCAGGGGTGGAAATTTCCACCGAAAAAGAAGAATATGAAGAAATAGATACCGTAACTCTCTATTTAAATCCGTCTAGACAGGAAGCGTACTACAACTATATTATTTCACTACACCCCAAACGTGTAATTTTTAATCCAGGAACCGAAAATCCGAAGTTTTACAAGTTGTTGAGAGAAAATAATATTAAGGTAGAGGAAGCGTGTACGTTAGTTCTTTTGGGCACGAACCAATATTAA
- a CDS encoding 3'-5' exonuclease, protein MELNLKRPICFFDLETTGTNVASDRIVEIAILKVFPNGNKESHVWRVNPTVPIPPATTAIHGISDEMVANEPTFKELAPKVQDLLKDSDLGGYNSNRFDIPLLAEELLRAEVDLDLKKNLAVDVQTIFHKKEKRTLEAAYKFYCDKELVDAHSAAADTNATYEVLKAQLDRYADLENDTKFLANFSAHKNFADFAGYIGYDKQGREVFSFGKHRGKLVDEVMEKEPGYFGWLLNADFPLYTKKVLTRLKLQKLNNKL, encoded by the coding sequence ATGGAATTAAATTTAAAAAGACCTATCTGTTTTTTCGATCTAGAAACTACAGGAACCAACGTCGCCTCAGACCGTATTGTTGAAATAGCAATCCTAAAAGTATTTCCCAATGGCAACAAAGAAAGTCATGTCTGGCGTGTAAATCCTACGGTACCCATTCCACCCGCGACAACAGCTATTCATGGTATTTCTGATGAGATGGTGGCAAATGAGCCTACATTTAAAGAGCTCGCACCTAAAGTACAAGACTTGTTAAAAGATAGTGATTTGGGAGGTTATAATAGTAATAGATTCGATATTCCCCTGTTAGCCGAAGAGTTGCTAAGAGCAGAAGTTGATTTAGACTTAAAGAAGAATTTAGCTGTAGATGTGCAGACTATTTTTCATAAAAAGGAAAAGCGGACCCTCGAAGCTGCGTATAAGTTTTACTGCGATAAAGAGCTTGTTGATGCGCACAGTGCTGCGGCAGATACAAACGCTACTTACGAAGTTTTAAAAGCGCAATTAGACAGATATGCTGATCTCGAAAATGACACCAAGTTTTTAGCAAACTTTAGCGCACATAAAAACTTTGCCGATTTTGCTGGGTATATTGGATATGACAAACAAGGAAGAGAAGTTTTTTCCTTCGGAAAGCATCGCGGAAAACTAGTTGATGAGGTAATGGAAAAAGAACCAGGCTATTTTGGATGGTTGTTAAACGCCGATTTTCCGCTGTATACCAAAAAAGTACTCACCCGATTGAAACTTCAAAAACTGAACAATAAATTATAG
- the recR gene encoding recombination mediator RecR yields the protein MEFSSKLLENAVNEMSQLPGIGKRTALRLVLHLLKQSENQTVTLAESLRKMREEVNFCSNCHNISDTKLCEICANPNRNEALVCVVEDIRDVMAIENTSQYKGHYHVLGGKISPMDGVGPGELTIQSLIDKVKNGRVEELIFALSSTMEGDTTNFYIFKQIESFNIKTTTIARGISVGDELEYADEVTLGRSIVHRIPFETSLKN from the coding sequence ATGGAATTCTCTTCAAAATTATTAGAAAACGCTGTAAATGAAATGTCACAACTCCCTGGCATTGGTAAGCGCACTGCGCTGCGATTGGTGTTGCATCTTCTAAAACAGTCTGAGAACCAAACAGTAACATTGGCAGAAAGCCTTCGCAAGATGCGTGAAGAAGTAAACTTTTGCTCTAATTGCCATAATATTTCAGATACTAAATTATGTGAGATTTGCGCAAATCCTAATCGGAATGAAGCCTTGGTTTGCGTTGTAGAAGACATTCGAGATGTCATGGCTATAGAAAATACGAGTCAGTATAAAGGCCACTACCACGTATTGGGAGGTAAAATTTCTCCAATGGATGGTGTGGGGCCAGGCGAGCTTACTATACAATCGCTTATAGACAAGGTTAAAAATGGTAGGGTAGAAGAACTTATTTTCGCTCTTAGTTCTACTATGGAAGGAGATACTACTAACTTTTACATCTTTAAACAAATTGAATCTTTCAATATAAAAACCACTACTATTGCCAGAGGGATATCTGTAGGAGACGAGCTGGAATATGCAGATGAGGTAACCCTAGGAAGAAGTATTGTACATCGTATTCCTTTTGAAACTTCCTTGAAAAATTAA
- a CDS encoding T9SS type A sorting domain-containing protein: MKLKFSLLALVVFIFQQNTAQEYLEMIDAGTYAVSEVVQEAEAYFADKDKGRGTGYKQFKRWEYMANRLQNESGYLPTITENLTELQRYNQYLNETAATRQALNDNWLELGPFEKNGSTSWNPGVGRITGIAIDQTNTDHIIIGANTGGVWRTLDGGENWEPLGDTFTNLTVYAVTIDPSDSDTYYFGSSSGLIFKSTDAGATWTEMADMSNSLINKIVIDPSNNAIMYACSQNAGIFRSADSGATWNSIGVDGRAYDVEFKPGDPTTVYASGEGFHVSTDSGVTFATVAGLGNGPKMIGVSPDDSNRVYVLEADGGSFGAFYMSTDSGATFIERNHAGRNYFGYDTAGIESGGQAPRDMDVAVNPDNADEVHIAGVLTWRSADAGVSFSCTADWIPNAAANANIGYCHADVDLLLFQGTTLYAGTDGGIFKAENTSNVTADYYEDITAGIGIRQWYKIGISQTPDVLVTGGSQDNGSSFYDEATGIWTDWIGADGMEGFVDKDDPNVMYGMIQFGGMYRTDDGANNLSGLNNPASGNWVTPFEQDPVVTNTIYAGFDRVYKSTNKGNSWAAISQSFPNNLNHLKIAPSNNQIMYLSVSGQIFRTEDGGATNWSPVTSPNGQVNSIAIHPTKPNTVAVAIASTNKVLVSHDGGENWESMKLNLPDFSALAVVWHDNGGDGLYVGMDYGIYYIDAGLTEWQPFSNNLPNVIINELEIHTANNELYAASYGRGLWVSPTADPSIILGTRTNTFAESISIYPNPAGDEVTVSTREALSGAVRIYDATGKLVIYKNETMLDGSQSIAISSLQSGVYFVRINTENGTATKKLLKK; encoded by the coding sequence ATGAAATTAAAATTTTCCTTACTCGCACTTGTCGTTTTTATATTTCAGCAAAACACGGCACAAGAATATTTAGAAATGATTGACGCAGGTACGTATGCTGTATCTGAAGTCGTTCAAGAAGCAGAAGCTTACTTTGCAGATAAAGACAAAGGTAGAGGCACTGGGTATAAACAATTTAAACGTTGGGAATACATGGCAAATCGCCTTCAAAACGAATCGGGTTACCTACCAACGATTACTGAAAATTTAACCGAATTACAACGCTATAACCAATACTTAAACGAAACAGCAGCTACGCGTCAAGCCCTAAATGACAATTGGCTAGAATTGGGGCCCTTTGAAAAAAATGGTTCTACAAGTTGGAATCCTGGTGTTGGACGAATCACCGGAATTGCAATAGACCAAACCAATACAGACCATATTATAATTGGAGCAAATACAGGGGGTGTATGGCGTACACTAGATGGTGGTGAGAATTGGGAGCCTCTAGGAGATACTTTTACTAACCTTACTGTGTACGCGGTAACTATAGATCCTTCAGATAGTGATACCTATTATTTTGGGTCTTCTAGCGGACTCATATTTAAATCTACAGATGCGGGTGCTACTTGGACAGAGATGGCAGATATGAGTAATTCACTTATCAATAAAATTGTGATAGACCCTTCTAACAATGCAATTATGTATGCCTGCTCTCAAAACGCAGGAATTTTTAGATCTGCAGACTCGGGGGCCACATGGAATTCTATAGGAGTAGACGGACGGGCGTACGATGTTGAGTTTAAACCAGGAGATCCTACTACGGTTTATGCATCTGGAGAAGGTTTTCATGTTTCTACAGATTCTGGAGTAACATTTGCTACCGTTGCAGGTCTAGGAAATGGACCAAAAATGATAGGCGTATCTCCAGACGATTCAAATAGAGTATATGTGTTAGAGGCAGACGGCGGTTCATTTGGAGCTTTTTATATGTCGACTGATAGTGGCGCAACATTTATAGAAAGAAACCATGCAGGACGAAATTACTTTGGGTATGATACGGCTGGTATCGAATCTGGAGGTCAGGCTCCAAGAGATATGGACGTTGCGGTAAACCCAGATAACGCAGATGAAGTACACATTGCTGGAGTTTTAACATGGCGTTCTGCAGATGCCGGAGTTTCGTTTAGTTGTACTGCAGATTGGATTCCTAATGCTGCAGCAAATGCAAATATTGGCTACTGTCATGCAGATGTAGATTTGTTGTTATTTCAAGGCACAACACTGTATGCAGGTACCGATGGCGGAATTTTTAAAGCTGAAAATACCAGTAATGTTACAGCAGACTATTACGAAGATATTACGGCAGGCATTGGTATTAGACAATGGTACAAAATTGGTATTTCTCAAACACCAGATGTGCTTGTAACTGGTGGAAGTCAGGACAACGGAAGTTCTTTTTACGATGAAGCAACGGGTATATGGACAGATTGGATTGGTGCAGACGGTATGGAAGGATTTGTAGACAAAGATGATCCAAATGTTATGTATGGAATGATTCAGTTTGGAGGTATGTATAGGACAGATGATGGTGCCAATAACTTGAGCGGACTTAATAACCCTGCTTCAGGAAACTGGGTTACTCCGTTTGAGCAAGATCCGGTAGTAACAAATACAATCTACGCCGGATTCGATAGGGTGTATAAATCTACTAACAAAGGAAATTCATGGGCGGCTATCTCTCAATCATTTCCAAACAACTTGAATCACCTGAAAATTGCGCCTTCAAATAACCAGATTATGTATTTATCTGTTAGTGGTCAAATTTTTCGCACAGAAGACGGTGGAGCAACAAATTGGAGTCCTGTAACGTCTCCAAACGGGCAAGTAAACAGCATTGCAATACATCCTACAAAACCAAATACCGTTGCCGTAGCTATAGCGTCTACTAACAAAGTATTGGTGTCTCATGATGGCGGTGAAAATTGGGAAAGTATGAAATTAAACCTTCCAGATTTTAGCGCACTTGCAGTGGTGTGGCATGACAACGGTGGCGATGGTTTGTATGTGGGTATGGACTACGGAATTTATTATATAGACGCAGGCTTAACAGAATGGCAGCCATTTAGCAATAATTTACCTAACGTAATTATTAATGAATTAGAAATTCATACCGCAAATAATGAACTTTATGCGGCGAGTTATGGTCGTGGTTTATGGGTGTCGCCAACAGCAGATCCTAGTATCATTTTAGGAACAAGAACCAATACGTTTGCTGAAAGTATATCGATTTACCCAAACCCAGCGGGTGATGAAGTGACTGTATCTACAAGAGAGGCATTGTCTGGAGCAGTACGAATTTATGACGCTACAGGAAAATTAGTTATCTATAAAAATGAAACTATGTTAGATGGCTCACAATCCATTGCAATTTCATCATTACAAAGCGGCGTTTATTTTGTTAGAATTAATACCGAAAATGGAACGGCGACCAAAAAGTTGTTGAAAAAATAA
- a CDS encoding glycosyltransferase family 2 protein, translating to MKLSVVILNYNVRYFLEQCVRSVERAIGNLDAEIIVIDNASVDGSCAMVAEKFPKVVLIENKENVGFSVANNQAVAVAKGEYVCILNPDTAVAEDTFLKCFQKAEELPKLGAMGVYLLDGTGNFLPESKRNLPTPKASLLKLLGRTKKYYAMGVDPSGEGEIAVLVGAFMFLKRSVYNEVNGFDEDYFMYGEDIDLSYKITQAGYTNYYFGAVDTLHYKGESTKKDAAYLQRFYGAMQIFYKKHFKTNVLLDISVKVGVGLAKLRKKQAISKKKRQVSNPSEAIVITDNIGMLQKLSEVVTVPLKASSKSIFQDGHVSNTMLIFDADYIPYNQIFQVMRQCKNRGNQFRIRPPGCNFILGSDQSDDKGGVLLFS from the coding sequence GTGAAGCTGTCTGTTGTCATTCTTAATTATAATGTGCGCTATTTCTTAGAGCAATGTGTACGTAGCGTAGAACGTGCTATAGGTAATTTGGATGCTGAAATTATAGTGATTGACAATGCTTCGGTTGATGGAAGTTGCGCTATGGTTGCAGAGAAATTTCCGAAGGTAGTATTAATTGAAAACAAAGAAAATGTAGGTTTTAGCGTTGCAAACAATCAGGCGGTGGCAGTTGCTAAGGGAGAATATGTATGTATTTTAAACCCAGATACCGCAGTTGCTGAAGATACATTTTTAAAGTGCTTCCAAAAAGCTGAAGAATTGCCTAAGCTTGGCGCAATGGGTGTTTATCTACTAGACGGTACTGGTAATTTCTTACCAGAGAGTAAACGAAATTTACCCACTCCAAAAGCCTCGTTATTAAAACTGTTAGGACGTACTAAAAAATACTACGCTATGGGAGTTGACCCGTCAGGGGAAGGTGAAATAGCGGTGTTAGTTGGTGCTTTTATGTTTTTAAAGCGAAGTGTATACAATGAAGTTAATGGTTTTGATGAGGATTATTTTATGTACGGGGAGGATATCGACCTATCGTATAAAATTACGCAGGCAGGTTACACCAACTATTATTTTGGAGCGGTAGACACGTTACACTACAAAGGTGAGAGTACAAAGAAAGACGCGGCTTATTTACAACGTTTTTATGGGGCCATGCAGATTTTCTATAAGAAGCATTTTAAGACCAATGTACTTTTAGATATTTCGGTTAAAGTAGGTGTAGGGCTGGCGAAATTACGAAAGAAGCAAGCAATTAGTAAAAAGAAACGTCAGGTCTCCAACCCGTCTGAAGCGATTGTAATTACAGATAACATTGGCATGTTGCAGAAACTTTCCGAAGTAGTAACTGTGCCACTTAAAGCATCTTCTAAAAGTATATTTCAAGATGGTCATGTTAGTAATACCATGCTTATTTTTGATGCAGATTACATACCCTACAATCAGATATTTCAAGTGATGCGGCAATGTAAAAATCGAGGAAACCAATTTCGCATACGTCCCCCAGGCTGTAATTTTATCTTAGGCAGTGATCAAAGCGATGATAAAGGCGGGGTACTTTTGTTTTCTTAA